The following are from one region of the Thermodesulforhabdaceae bacterium genome:
- a CDS encoding flagellin has protein sequence MRVSFALTYENPVKNIFEKQKAIRHLQDAISRGKGLLDPSDNPLNWTNAMNLKSALAKAEQWKKNIEFGMNWNNTTEGYLNHLNDLLTKARQIAIASIKENSSETIASHAQELDHILREVITIANAKYQNRYIFSVNADPANPVFGYTETNGEIVSVNPTNPGQMGEALDIAVGENTAVRVNVDGYNLFFDDQGSNILQNLLDLKNAIKSGDTNSISDAMGIVERDQSRVLEALTTVGANLNRLEARGDSLDAIMISQQERISELEETDMAKLATDYQLTATALQAVYQSTARIAGLSLLQYL, from the coding sequence ATGCGGGTAAGCTTTGCTCTTACCTACGAAAATCCGGTAAAAAATATTTTCGAAAAACAGAAAGCTATACGACATCTGCAGGATGCTATATCCCGGGGTAAGGGACTTCTCGATCCATCAGACAATCCCTTAAACTGGACAAACGCAATGAATCTAAAATCAGCTCTGGCGAAAGCTGAACAATGGAAGAAAAACATAGAATTCGGGATGAACTGGAACAACACCACCGAAGGTTACCTTAACCATCTTAACGACCTTTTAACCAAAGCAAGACAAATCGCCATAGCATCCATAAAGGAAAACTCAAGTGAGACCATAGCAAGTCACGCTCAGGAGCTTGATCACATACTGCGAGAAGTCATTACCATTGCTAATGCTAAATACCAAAATCGGTATATATTCTCGGTTAATGCAGATCCTGCAAATCCCGTATTTGGCTACACAGAAACAAATGGAGAAATAGTTAGCGTTAATCCGACAAATCCTGGACAAATGGGAGAAGCTCTTGATATAGCCGTAGGAGAAAATACGGCTGTTCGGGTAAACGTTGATGGATACAACCTATTTTTTGATGATCAAGGAAGCAATATCTTACAAAATCTGCTTGATCTTAAAAACGCCATCAAATCAGGGGATACGAATTCAATCAGCGACGCAATGGGGATAGTTGAAAGAGATCAGTCCAGAGTGCTTGAAGCTCTGACAACTGTTGGAGCAAATCTAAATCGTCTTGAAGCTAGGGGTGATTCTCTGGACGCTATAATGATTTCCCAGCAGGAACGTATTAGTGAACTAGAAGAAACCGATATGGCAAAGCTTGCTACGGACTACCAGCTTACAGCAACTGCCTTACAGGCTGTTTATCAATCCACGGCTAGAATAGCGGGACTGAGTCTTCTCCAATACTTGTAA